A region of the Agrobacterium sp. RAC06 genome:
CTGATGCCGGACATGCGCGACATGGCCGAGGCCCGAATCGGCGAGATTGCGTCCGGCGTCGCGATGGCCATGGGGGGCAAGGCGACGTTGCGCTATCACCGCGGTTATCCAGTCACCGTCAACCATGAACCGGAGACCGAGTTCGCGCTCGATATCATGCGCAAGGTGGCCGGGGACCATGCCGTCAGCGATGCCTTCCCGCCGGCGATGGGTGCTGAGGATTTTTCCTACATGCTCGAAGCGCGGCCCGGCTCGTTCGTCTTTATCGGCAATGGCAATACGGCCAACCTGCACAACTCCGCCTATGACTTTAACGACGAGGTGATTCCCTATGGCATCAGCTACTGGGTGACGCTTGCCGAAACGGCACTCGCCGCCTGATTGCACGACCACATCTCGACACAGATAAAAACAGGGGAACGGGATATGGCTGTGGTGGAACAGGCAACAGAAGCAAGCAGGGCGCCGGTACTGTCGGTGCGGGGTCTGACGACCTCGTTCAGGGTCGGCACCGAGTGGCGGTCTGTGGTGCGAAACATGGATCTCGACGTCGCCTCGGGAGAGACCGTGGCGATCGTCGGCGAATCGGGGTCGGGCAAGAGCGTGACCTCGCTGTCGATCATGCGGCTTCTGCCGGAATTGACGAGCCGCATCGCTGGGAGCGTCAAACTGGAGGGGCGAGAGCTTCTGACGCTCGATGCCGAGCAGATGCGCCAGGTGCGCGGCAACCAGATCTCGATGATCTTTCAGGAGCCGATGACCTCGCTCAATCCGATCTTTCCGATCGGCAAGCAGATAGCCGAGGCCATCACGTGCCATCGCGACATCTCCAATGCAGAGGCAAAGACCGAGGTCTTGCGGCTGCTCGACCGCGTCCGTATCCCGAACGCCAAGAACCGCTTCGATGAATATCCGCACCAGTTCTCAGGCGGCATGCGTCAGCGCGTGATGATCGCCATGGCGCTCGCATCCCGGCCGAAGCTGCTGATCGCCGACGAGCCGACCACCGCGCTTGACGTCACCATCCAGGGCCAGATCCTCGACCTGATCAAGACGCTTCAGGACGAGGAGGGCATGGCGGTGCTCTTCATCACCCATGACATGGGTGTGGTGGCCGAAGTGTCGGACCGGACCATCGTCATGTTCCGCGGCGAGGCCGTGGAAACGGGGACGACGGACGACATCTTCAATCGTGGCCAACATCCCTATACGCGCGCATTGCTGTCCGCCGTTCCGAAGCTCGGATCCATGGGCGGGCGGGAGCGGCCGATGCGTTTCCCGGTCATCGATATCAAGACCGGGGCCACGCTGGTGCCGGAGGCGGAAGCCGGAGTTCCGGAAAAAGCGAGCCAACCACTGCTGGAGGTGAAAAACCTCACCACCCGCTTCGACATCCGGTCCGGCCTGTTCGGGCGCAAGAGCGGCGCTGTGCATGCGGTCGAAAACGTCTCCTTCACCCTCAAGCCGGGTGAAACCTTGTCCCTGGTCGGCGAATCGGGTTGCGGCAAGTCCACAACCGGCCGCTCGATCACCCGGCTGGTTGAGCCGACTTCGGGTCAGATCACGGTCGACGGTTACAATGTTGGAAGCCTCGACGAGGCTTCGCTCCGGCGCATGCGTCGCAGCATCCAGATGGTCTTCCAGGATCCCTTCGCCAGTCTCGATCCGCGCATGAGCGTAGGGCAGGCGGTGATGGAGCCTTTCGTCGAACACAAGCTCGGTTCGAAAGCCGAAGCGCGCGACAAGGCCGCAGACCTCCTGGAGCGGGTGGGGCTCTCGGCCGACATGATGCCGCGTTATCCACATGAGTTCTCGGGCGGTCAGCGCCAGCGCATCGCGATTGCCCGCTCGCTGATGCTCGATCCGAAGATCATCGTCGCCGACGAAGCGGTCTCGGCGCTGGACGTGTCGATCAAGGCGCAGGTCTGCAATTTGCTGCTCGATCTGCAGCAGAGCTTCAACCTCGCCTATCTCTTCATCAGCCACGACATGGCAGTCGTGGAGCGGGTCAGCCACCGGGTCGCCGTGATGTATCTCGGCGAGATCGTCGAGATCGGTCCGCGTCAGGCCGTCTTCGACAATCCGCAGCATCCCTACACGAAAAAGCTGATGGCGGCGGTGCCGGTGCCGGATCCGGCGCGACGCAAGCTCAAGCGCAATCTGTCGACCGACGAGATCAAGAGCCCCATTCGGCCCGCGGGCTACCAGCCGCCTGCGCGCCAGTACCGGGAAGTGAGCGAGGGGCATCTCGTCCAGGTGTGAGAGACTGTTCCTGCCGGCCTTTTTCCCGTGTTCTGAGGTGGGTGCTTATGGGGAGGGCGCGTCGCCGAAGCCGACAAGGGTCACGTGTGCCGTCCAGTCATATTTCGTCGCATCGACGATCTGTGGACGCGGGTGGGCGAAGCCGTGGTAGAGCAGGGGGAAACACCGCGTGATGCTTTCGCCCGGCGCCAGAGCCTGATTATGACGGAGAGTACCGCGATAGGCGGTGCCGGCTCTTTCCGCCTGCTGTCCGATCAGGTCAAAGGCAATGCGGTTGACCATGTCGCCGGAAGAATTGGTGAGTGTTGCAGCCAGCGGCAGGGCCGGATCAAGGCAAGTCTCGCCGTCGGCTCCGACATCCACTGTGACGGCCGAGACAGCGCCTCTCTGGCTTCTCGACTGATTATCGCTGAAGATCCAGATCACGGTGCCGACGACAGCGATCACGCCGGTCAGCGCGATCGCCCAAGGGCGGCGCCTGAGATAAAGCTCTATCAGCAGCAAGGCTACGGCGGCCGTAACGACAAAAGCCATCAGGACAAGCCTGCTTCGATCACATGTTCCATTTCCTAAAGATAAGGTCCGAGACAAGAAAGGCAACCTGGCGCGGCTTGCCTTGGAGTTGCCGCTTGCCTCCGCTAGGCATGCAGCACTAACGTTCCAACCCAGACTCTGACGCAGACAGGTGCATCATGCTGATTTCGCTCTATCAAATGCAGCCGCTTTCCGGCGATGTTCCGGGCAATATCGGCAAGATTGCCCAAGCTGCCATGGCGGCGGCAGAAATGGGCGCGGAGCTTCTTGTCACGCCCGAACTCGGCACCAGTGGATACGCACTCGGTTCGCAGTTCAAGGAAGTGGCGGAAGGGCGCGATGGTTTGATCATTGGCGCCTTGATGGAAATTTCGGCCGATTGCGGGCTTTCGATCTGCGCAGGTTTTCCCGAGCACGACGGCAATCAGGTGTTCAATTCCTCTGTGCTTGTCCGGCCGGACGGCAGCACGGAATTCTACCGCAAGAGCCATCTCTATGGCGACGGCGAACGGGCGGCTTTCGTGCCAGGCTCGGAGGCTCCGCATGTCTTCGATCTCAACGGTATCAAGACCGGAATGCTGATCTGCTACGACGTCGAGTTCCCGGAGAATGTAAGAACGCTGGCGCTGGCCGGTGCCGAATTGATCCTCGTGCCGACCGCGTTGCCGGAAGGCATCATAAGCCGACGCGTTGCCGATACGGTTGTACCGACACGTGCCTTCGAAAACGGCGTCTTCGTCATCTATGCCGATCTCTGCGGCGAGGAGAATGGGCTCACCTATGGCGGTCGGTCGGTGATCCTCGGGCCAGATGGCGACGAGCTGGCGCGGGCCGGTATGCGGGAGACGCTGCTTGTCGCCGAGATCGATCCCGCCGCCTATGACGACGCCCGGGCGCAAAACCCCTATCTCACCGACCGTCGGCCGGGCCTTTATCGCCTCAGCTGAGATTGCGCATTGCAGCGGCAGCTTCGGCCTCCTACATCACGGCTGTTGATGAAGGAGGCCACCGATGATCTTTGACGCTGCCGTGCTGTCGCTGCGCAATCTTTTTGCCCCGGAGACCCGCACGGTCTTCTGGAAGACGCTCGGCCTGACGATCCTCGTTTTGATCGGCCTGTGGTTCGGTCTGCGCGAGACTTTCATCGCCTTCATCATGCCTCTGGTCCAGGGCGTCGTCCCGGAACTGCCGGACTGGGCGGGCTGGCTCACCTTCATCTTCGGCATTCTGGCCAGCATCGGGCTGGCACTCGGGTTGGCACTCTTGCTGTCGCCGGTCACCGCGATCATTGCCGGTCTGTTTCTCGATGATGTCGCCGAAGTCGTGGAGAAGCGGGATTATCCCACCGACCCGCCGGGCAAGGCCATGCCGATGGGACAGGCGATCGTTGCCTCGATCAAGTTCTTCGGCGTGGTCGTCGTCGGCAACCTGATTGCGCTGATGCTGCTCTTCATCCCGGGCATCAACATTCTCGCCTTTTTCCTTGTGAACGGTTACCTGCTCGGCCGGGAATTCTTCGAGTTCGCCGCCATGCGGTTCCGCAGTGTCGAAGAGGCGAAACTTCTGCGTTCCCGCCATTCGGGCACCGTATTCATGGCGGGTCTCGTCATCGCGCTGTTTCTGGCCGTGCCGATCGTCAATCTGCTCACGCCGCTGTTCGCTGCCGGTTTAATGGTGCATCTGCACAAGGCGCTCGCCGCGCGGGACGTGGCTCTCGCCCGTTGAGCCTTATTCGACGGCGCTGATCGCCTGCGGCGGCAGCTCGACCAACGGTGCTGGCACGTCGCAAGTCTTTTCCGGCGACTTGCAGATATCGGCGATCACGCATTTCTCGCATTCGGGGCGCCGCGCCTTGCAACAGTAGCGCCCGTGCAGGATCAGCCAGTGATGGGCGTGGAAGAGGTATTCTTCTGGGATGATCCGCATCAGGATCTCCTCGATCTCATCCGGCGTCTTGCCGGGCGCGAGCTTGATGCGGTTGCCAATTCTCAGGATATGCGTGTCGACGGCCATTGTGGGTATGCCGAAGGCCATGGACATCACGACGTTTGCGGTCTTGCGGCCCACACCCGGCAGCGTCACCAGCTCCTCGCGAGTGCGCGGCACGACGCTGCCGAAGTCGTCGACCAGCTTCTGGCTGAGCGCGATGACGTTCTTCGCCTTGTTGCGATAGAGCCCAATCGTCTTGATGTAATCGCGGACCTTTTCCTCGCCGAGAGCAAGCATCTTCTCCGGCGTGTCGGCCACCTTGAACAGCGCCCGCGTCGCCTTATTTACTCCGGCGTCTGTTGCCTGGGCGGAGAGAGCCACGGCAACGACAAGCGTGAACGGGTTGACGTGTTCCAGCTCGCCCTTCGGCTCCGGCCTCTGGATCGAGAAGCGGCGGAAGATCTCTTCCAATTCGGCCTTTGAATAAGCCGTGCGACGGCGTGCCGCTGGCTTGCGACGGGTCGCAGGATTTGACTTTTTCAAAGTTTGGGTGCTGGATTTCGGCTTCGCTTCAGTCATGGAAAACCTATAGTCGGGCGTGGTGATGGAAGGCAATCTCGAGCAGGCGGCGGACCAGCCGATTTTCGCAGCGGAACTGACACCCTACCGGTCGCTCGGTCGCAAGGGGTATCGCATCCTGTTTGCCATCACCGGGACCGTGTGTCTCGTCCATGCGATCTTTTTCATGGCGACCGGTGCCTGGCCGATCGGTATCTTCTTCGGCATCGACTTCCTGCTGCTGTATGGCGCGTTCTGGCTGAACTATCGCTCTGCGCGGGCACGTGAAGAGGTGACGGTGTCTCGGACCAGTCTCTCAATCCGCAAGTTCACACCCGCCGGCCGGATGACCGAGCACAGCTTCAAGACGCTCTGGGCGCGGTTTTTCGTGCATCGCCACGATGAGTTTGGCATCACATCGATGGTGGTGAGCGGCGAGGGCCGCGGGACCGATGTCGGCTCCTTCCTCAACCCCGATGATCGCGAGAGTTTCGCCAAGGCCCTCACCGGGGCACTTGCTACGGCCAAGCAGCGGATCTGAGTGCCAGACATTACTGCAAGAAACGGGTGGCGTCGAAGGATTGCCCGTGGTGAAGTCCTGTTCAGATTGAGGATTTCGCCATGACGCTTGCGCAACAAATAAACCTTTCCGGCTCCACCGACATCACGCCGTCAGGTTCGGACTATGAGACCGTGCGGCAGGTAGTCGAGATGCTGACGCTCGACTACCAGAGCCAACCATCGCTGGAGGTGATCGCCGAGCGGCTGGGCCAGTCGCCGACGCAATTGCAGAAGACGTTCACCCGCTGGGCGGGCCTTTCCCCCAAGGCCTTCCTCCAGGCCGTGACGCTCGACCATGCCAAGCGGCTGCTGGGGCGCGAGGAATTGCCGCTGCTTGAGACGTCGCTTGAACTGGGTCTTTCCGGCCCCGGTCGCCTCCATGATCTCTTCGTCACTCATGAGGCAATGAGCCCCGGGGAGTGGAAGGCGCGCGGCGCAGGGCTGACCATCCGCTACGGCTACCATCCTTCGCCCTTCGGGCTGGCGCTTGTCATGATCACCGAGCGCGGGTTGGCGGGGCTCGCCTTTGCCGATGTCGGCGGCGAAGTCGCCTGTTTCGACGACATGGCGCAGCGCTGGCCGAATGCGCATTACGTCGAGGATATCGAGGCGACGGCGCCTTATGCGGCACGCGTCTTCCATCCGGAGCGCTGGTCTGCGGAAGAGCCCTTGCGCGTCGTGCTGATCGGCTCGGACTTCCAGATCAGAGTCTGGGAAAGCCTTCTCCAGATCCCGCTCGGCAAGGCCGTCACCTATTCCGACATCGCCCAAAAGATCGGTCAGCCGACGGCCAGCCGTGCCGTGGGTGCTGCCGTCGGCCGCAACCCGATCTCGTTTGTCGTGCCCTGCCACCGGGCACTTGGCAAGAGCGGCGCGCTGACCGGCTATCACTGGGGGCTGACCCGCAAGCGGGCCATGCTCGGCTGGGAGGCGGGGAAGGGGGGACTGTGACGCTTTTCGAAATTGCGCTTCTGTGAGAGGATGGATCATGCGCAATACAGTTCAACTCCCTGAAGACATCAGCCGCCGGATCGACAGCCTGGTGGAGTCCGGTTGCTTCGATCATGCGGATGATGTGCTTCGCGAAGGACTTCGGCTTGTCGAGGAGAAGGCTGCCGGCGAAGCGGCCAAAGTAGAGGCTTTGAGACAAGCCGCCGACCTGGGCTTCGCAGATTTGGACCAGGGGCGTTTCACCGACGTGCCGGTCGAAAAGCTGGCGGACCATATCGCGAGGATCGGTCGCGACGCTATCCGCCAGGCGGACAAGCGGGTGAGGGGCGATGGTTGAGGTCCGGCTTTCGACAGAAGCCGATGCCGACATCCTCGATATCCTAACCAGAACCTATGCTGACTTTGGCGGCGGCGCTCTGCTCCGCTATGAGTTTCTGATTGTCACTGCTCTCTCGGATCTCGCCGTCTCGAACTGGCGAAATGGCGTCGTGTCACGGCCTGAGCTTGGGCCTGGGATTCACAGCTACCATCTACGCCACAGCCGCGATCGGGCGCGCCATCCAAGTGGAATTGTTCGCCGGCCGCGACACTTCATACTCTATCGACATGTCATGGCAGAATTGATCGGTGTTGGACGCATCCTGCATGATGCGATGGAGGTGGAACGACACCTGCCACTGATCTATGGCGACGAATAGGCGACTTACGCAGTCGCCAGCCCCAACAACTCCCGCGCCGCCGCCTCATCGGTGATCAGCGTATTACACCCAATCCGCCGGATCGTCGCCCTGATGGCCTTGGCGCGATGCGCGCCGCCTGAGGACAGCACGATGTGCTTTGACTTTTTCAGCGTGTCCAAATCGACCGACATCACCCGCTCGTTGATCGGATGGGCAACCGAGTTCCCGTCCGCATCGAGGAAGTTGAACATGGTGTCGCAGACGCAGCCTGCGTCGACCAGCTCCATCAGGGTCTGATGGCTGATGAAGCCTTCGGAGAGCGAAGTGGAATGCGGGCCGATGTCGCCGCAGGAGACGATGGCGAGGTCGAGGTTCTCGGCGAGGTCGTAGATCGCCTTCAGTCCGCATTCCTCGATCAGTGCCCGCTTCGTCGTAACCGAATCGACGAGCAGGGGTGCGAGGAACATGTAGCATTCGGCGCCGAGCTGGCTTGCCAGCCGCCAAGTATAGTCGATCGGGTTGGTCTGGCGGACTGCCACGATCCCGCCGAGCAGCGAGACGACCTTACAGTTCTCCCGGCCGGGCGACCGGAAACCGGCGAGCGAAGCCGTCATGGTGCGGCCCCAGCCGACGCCGATCGTCATGTCGTTGGTGATGGCTTCGGTCAGGAACTGGCCGAGGGCGAGACCGACGGCTTTGGCGATCGAGGTGGCATCCTGGCTGTCCGACGAGGGCACGACAACGGCCTCGTCGAGGCCGTAGGCCTTTTCCAGCCGCACGGCGAGATCAACGCAGTCGGCGACGCCATCGCTGATCCAGATCTGGACCTCTGCTCGCTTTCGGGCTTCCTCCAGCATGCGGATGACCGTCGATCGGCTGATGCCGAGACGGTCGGCCACGTCCTTTTGTGTCAGGCCCTCGTTGTAATAGAGCCAGGCGGCGCGGATGCGCAGCGCGGCTGCGTCCGAAAGGGTGGTGTGGGTCTCGCGTCGGAGCTTGGCCAAGATCTCTCTCGAATGGGGAACTTCCAGCGGGCACTATCCGTTCTCATGGTACTTATGTCAAATTCAAAGGACATATGTCTTGACTTTGCCGTCTGCGGATGGCGATAGTCCGGGCAACGAGACCGGCGTGCAAATGCCGGTCCCCAACTCTTTTCGCGCAGCCGAAGGATAACCCGATGACCTCGAAACTCGAACAGCTTCGTTCCATGACGACCGTCGTCGCCGATACCGGTGACATCGAGGCCGTCCGCCGTCTGAAGCCTGTCGATTGCACAACCAATCCGTCGATCGTTCTGAAGGCGCTCGGCACCGACGCGTTCCAGGATGCGTTTCAGGAAGCCATCACCTGGGGCAAGGCCAAGGGTGGCCAGGATGATGCCGTTATCGGCGCGATTGCCGACCGCATGGCAATCTCCGTCGGTGCTGCCTTGGCCGAACTGGTTCCGGGCCGCGTATCGACCGAAGTCGACGCCGACCTCTCCTTCGACACCAAGGCATCGATCGACAAGGCCCACCAGATCATCGCCGGCTATAAGGAGCGCGGCATCGAGAAGGATCGCATCCTGATCAAGCTCGCCTCCACCTGGGAAGGCATTCGGGCTGCCGAAGTGTTGCAGAAGGAAGGCATCGACTGCAATCTGACGTTGCTCTTCTCCAAGGCCCAGGCGATTGCCTGCGCCGAAGCCAAGGTCTTCCTCATCTCGCCCTTCGTCGGCCGTATCCTCGACTGGTACAAAAAGTCGACCGGTGAGGACTACACGTCCGAAACCGATCCGGGCGTTGTCTCGGTGCGCTCGATCTACAACTACTACAAGGCGAACGGCATCAACACGATCGTCATGGGCGCCTCCTTCCGCAATGCCGGTGAAATCGAAGCGCTGGCCGGTTGCGACCGTCTGACGATCAGCCCGCAGTTGCTTGATGAGCTGAATGCGGACCAGGGCACGCTTGCTCGCGCGCTGTCGCCCGATACGGTCAAGGCCGAGCCGCATGTCTCGCTCGACGAGAAGGCCTTCCGCTGGGCGATGAACCAGGATGCGATGGCGACTGAGAAGCTCGCCGAAGGTATTCGCGGGTTTGCCAAGGATATGGATACGCTGCGTGGCCAGATCGCCAAGGCACTGGCTGCCTGATCAGGGAGCCGATCCGATACTCCGGAGTTGGGAAATGGCCGTGGCGCAAGCTGCGGCCATTTTTCATGTGTTCCAGACTGCTGGTACGCCTCCAGGGAGGAAGACCATGGCGATCATGACGGGCGGTTGCGCCTGCGGCAAAGTGCGGTTCGAAGCGGAGGGCGAGCCGGGTCGCGTCGGCATCTGCCACTGTCTCGACTGCCGCAAATACCATGGAGCCCCGTTCCACGCTTCGGCTATCTATCGCGATCATCAGGTGACGATCACCCGTGAGGCGCAGCTGTATGACGGCCGCTATTTCTCCGACCTGCGGCTCGCGGGTCTTCAATCAGAGCGGCGAGGAGGTGGAAGTGAATCTCGGATCGTTCGACGACATCAATGAGTTTCAGCCGAGCTACGAGCTTTGGACGATCCGATATGAGGACTGGCTGCCGGCATTTCCGGTGGCGCACCGATACGAGCGGGACCGGCCGGAAGAGGGGCGCGGGAAAGAGTGAAGCACGGGTCTCCTCGCGATCAAGATGAGGGAAAGTTGTGCGGTTCGCCTGCTGCGGCAGCATCGCATCAATCGCGGGTAAAGCATGTTTGATCCGACTCTGGGCTGCAGAAAATTCTGCCTTAATGATTGACGAAGGGTTAATTTCTGCGCCATATCACACGAATGACGCGCCTCAGAATCCGCATCGGATTCGCCGGGGCGAGGGGCGGGATTTTCCGGCTAGGGTCATTTTGATGGCGAGGGAAGCAGAGATCAGCTCTGCTGCATGATGCCCAATCCAACGCCAGGCTCTGCAGAGCCATGTTTTCACTGAGATTGCGTCCGCAACAGTACTGCCAGATGTCGCGCGTTCTTCTATGCGCGCCTCGCAGGAACCGCGGGGCCATCGAGTCACCCTAAGGGGAGGCACGAGCCCTTTGTTTGGCCGCATTGCGTTTTTTTGAACAACAAGTCATTAGGGCGGGCGTTGATGGCTACGATTATTCCTTCAGTGAGTATCAGTCAGATCAGGACGCTGGCGACCTCGGCCATAGCGGCATTTACCAGCGAAGACGTCAATGCGCTCAGCTCCGCGCAGATCGCCGCATTGTCGTCGAAACAGATTTCTGCCTTCCAGACAGACGATTTTGACGGGCTTTCATCCAGTCAGCTGCGTGCGGTCTCGGTCGCTGCGGTGCGCGGCTTGACCATCGATCAGCTCGCTGTCATCGACAGTGCCAAGATCATCGGGCTCCAGAGCCGTCAGCTGGGTGCGCTTTCTTCCGCCCAGATTAGAGCGCTTTCGCCCGAACAGTTCGATGCCCTGTCGACGTCCCAGCTGGCAGCGCTGACCAGCGTGGCGCTTGCCAGTCTCGAAACGGAGGATATCGCGACCCTTACCTCCACAGAGCTTTCCGCTCTGTCCACGCGCGCTCTATCCGGTCTGTCCTCAGCCAATTTCGCCGTGCTCACAAGCAGTCAGCTCTCCGGGCTGACCACAGCTCAGATCGCGTCTCTGTCCACCACTGTGATTGCTGGCCTGACCAGTGGCCAGATCGACGGTCTCTCCGCGCTGCAGGTCTCGGGTCTAACCTCGCGCCAGATTCCGGTGCTGACCACGCATGTAATCGCCTCCTTCGATACTGACCAGATTGCCGCCCTGAAGAGCAGTGCGGTGGCGGCCCTGTCGTCGGGACAGGTGGCAGCACTTTCGACGCAGCAGGTCGAGGTGTTGACGACCGGCCAGCTTGCCGCGCTCACGTCCGCCGGGATCAAAGGCCTCGGTTCTGATGATATCGATGTGCTGTCTGCGGATGATGTCGCCGCTATCGCGACGCGAAGCCTGGCTGGCCTTTCGGTCGACGTCTTTGCGTCACTCGGTTCCGAACAACTTACAAGCCTGGCCTCAGGCAAAATCGCTGCCTTGACCACGGCGCAGATCGCATCCCTGACTTCTGACCAGGTCAATGGTCTGACCCCCGCCCAGCTTTCCGGTCTGTCGAGCGCTCAAGTGAACGCGCTCAACTCTGGTACACTGCTTTCGTTCAGCACACTGCAGATCAGCGGCCTGTCCACTCGCGTGATCGCCATGCTGGGGTCAGCCAAGATCGCTGCGCTCGACAGCGCGCAGGTCGCTGCTCTCTCGACCTTGCAGATTGCCGCCCTGTCCTCGGCGGGCGTGGCCGGGCTCGGTATCGATGATCTCGCGACCTTTTCCTCGACTGAATTTGCAGCCCTGAATTCCCGTGCGCTGCAGGGGCTGTCCGCAGTCCAGATCGCAAGCCTGCTATCGGCTCAGCTGAGTGCTCTTTCCACCGGTCAGATCGCGAGCCTGAAGACCGCTCAAGTGGCTGCGCTCGACAGCAATCAGATCGGCGCTTTAAGTACCGGCCAGATCGCGGCGCTTAACTCCGCTCAGGTTGTTGCACTCGGCAGCGTCAATATCACCACTCTTTCGACAGAGCAGGTGGCAGCACTGAACAGCCGCGCCGTCAGTGCGCTTACCAGCGCACAACTCGATGCGATGACGAGCGACCAGATCGAGGCGCTGACGTCCGCTCAGATTGCAGCCCTGTCGTCGAGTGACGTTGCGGCTCTGTCGTCCGACGACTTGGAAACGTTCTCCACCATCGAGTTTGCCGCACTCAGTTCCACCGCCATCACTGGCATCTCCACGGCTGTCATTGGTAACCTCTCGACCACGCTGATTGCCGCGATGAACACGCGCGCCGTTGCAGCACTCAGTTCAGCGCAGATTGCCGCCATGACCTCGGCGCAGATCGCCGTCCTGTCGAGCGCCCAGATTGCAGCACTGTCTTCGACTTCGGTCGCCGCGCTCGGGGCCGATGACCTCTCGACCTTCGAGTCTGTCGACATTGCCGCCCTGCAGCCCCGTTCGCTCGCGGGACTGACGACCAGCGCG
Encoded here:
- a CDS encoding ABC transporter ATP-binding protein; the encoded protein is MAVVEQATEASRAPVLSVRGLTTSFRVGTEWRSVVRNMDLDVASGETVAIVGESGSGKSVTSLSIMRLLPELTSRIAGSVKLEGRELLTLDAEQMRQVRGNQISMIFQEPMTSLNPIFPIGKQIAEAITCHRDISNAEAKTEVLRLLDRVRIPNAKNRFDEYPHQFSGGMRQRVMIAMALASRPKLLIADEPTTALDVTIQGQILDLIKTLQDEEGMAVLFITHDMGVVAEVSDRTIVMFRGEAVETGTTDDIFNRGQHPYTRALLSAVPKLGSMGGRERPMRFPVIDIKTGATLVPEAEAGVPEKASQPLLEVKNLTTRFDIRSGLFGRKSGAVHAVENVSFTLKPGETLSLVGESGCGKSTTGRSITRLVEPTSGQITVDGYNVGSLDEASLRRMRRSIQMVFQDPFASLDPRMSVGQAVMEPFVEHKLGSKAEARDKAADLLERVGLSADMMPRYPHEFSGGQRQRIAIARSLMLDPKIIVADEAVSALDVSIKAQVCNLLLDLQQSFNLAYLFISHDMAVVERVSHRVAVMYLGEIVEIGPRQAVFDNPQHPYTKKLMAAVPVPDPARRKLKRNLSTDEIKSPIRPAGYQPPARQYREVSEGHLVQV
- a CDS encoding carbon-nitrogen hydrolase family protein, whose translation is MLISLYQMQPLSGDVPGNIGKIAQAAMAAAEMGAELLVTPELGTSGYALGSQFKEVAEGRDGLIIGALMEISADCGLSICAGFPEHDGNQVFNSSVLVRPDGSTEFYRKSHLYGDGERAAFVPGSEAPHVFDLNGIKTGMLICYDVEFPENVRTLALAGAELILVPTALPEGIISRRVADTVVPTRAFENGVFVIYADLCGEENGLTYGGRSVILGPDGDELARAGMRETLLVAEIDPAAYDDARAQNPYLTDRRPGLYRLS
- a CDS encoding sulfate transporter family protein, whose translation is MIFDAAVLSLRNLFAPETRTVFWKTLGLTILVLIGLWFGLRETFIAFIMPLVQGVVPELPDWAGWLTFIFGILASIGLALGLALLLSPVTAIIAGLFLDDVAEVVEKRDYPTDPPGKAMPMGQAIVASIKFFGVVVVGNLIALMLLFIPGINILAFFLVNGYLLGREFFEFAAMRFRSVEEAKLLRSRHSGTVFMAGLVIALFLAVPIVNLLTPLFAAGLMVHLHKALAARDVALAR
- the nth gene encoding endonuclease III; this translates as MTEAKPKSSTQTLKKSNPATRRKPAARRRTAYSKAELEEIFRRFSIQRPEPKGELEHVNPFTLVVAVALSAQATDAGVNKATRALFKVADTPEKMLALGEEKVRDYIKTIGLYRNKAKNVIALSQKLVDDFGSVVPRTREELVTLPGVGRKTANVVMSMAFGIPTMAVDTHILRIGNRIKLAPGKTPDEIEEILMRIIPEEYLFHAHHWLILHGRYCCKARRPECEKCVIADICKSPEKTCDVPAPLVELPPQAISAVE
- a CDS encoding DUF2244 domain-containing protein encodes the protein MEGNLEQAADQPIFAAELTPYRSLGRKGYRILFAITGTVCLVHAIFFMATGAWPIGIFFGIDFLLLYGAFWLNYRSARAREEVTVSRTSLSIRKFTPAGRMTEHSFKTLWARFFVHRHDEFGITSMVVSGEGRGTDVGSFLNPDDRESFAKALTGALATAKQRI
- a CDS encoding methylated-DNA--[protein]-cysteine S-methyltransferase; its protein translation is MTLAQQINLSGSTDITPSGSDYETVRQVVEMLTLDYQSQPSLEVIAERLGQSPTQLQKTFTRWAGLSPKAFLQAVTLDHAKRLLGREELPLLETSLELGLSGPGRLHDLFVTHEAMSPGEWKARGAGLTIRYGYHPSPFGLALVMITERGLAGLAFADVGGEVACFDDMAQRWPNAHYVEDIEATAPYAARVFHPERWSAEEPLRVVLIGSDFQIRVWESLLQIPLGKAVTYSDIAQKIGQPTASRAVGAAVGRNPISFVVPCHRALGKSGALTGYHWGLTRKRAMLGWEAGKGGL
- a CDS encoding ribbon-helix-helix domain-containing protein, with product MRNTVQLPEDISRRIDSLVESGCFDHADDVLREGLRLVEEKAAGEAAKVEALRQAADLGFADLDQGRFTDVPVEKLADHIARIGRDAIRQADKRVRGDG
- a CDS encoding type II toxin-antitoxin system RelE/ParE family toxin — its product is MVEVRLSTEADADILDILTRTYADFGGGALLRYEFLIVTALSDLAVSNWRNGVVSRPELGPGIHSYHLRHSRDRARHPSGIVRRPRHFILYRHVMAELIGVGRILHDAMEVERHLPLIYGDE
- a CDS encoding sugar-binding transcriptional regulator — its product is MAKLRRETHTTLSDAAALRIRAAWLYYNEGLTQKDVADRLGISRSTVIRMLEEARKRAEVQIWISDGVADCVDLAVRLEKAYGLDEAVVVPSSDSQDATSIAKAVGLALGQFLTEAITNDMTIGVGWGRTMTASLAGFRSPGRENCKVVSLLGGIVAVRQTNPIDYTWRLASQLGAECYMFLAPLLVDSVTTKRALIEECGLKAIYDLAENLDLAIVSCGDIGPHSTSLSEGFISHQTLMELVDAGCVCDTMFNFLDADGNSVAHPINERVMSVDLDTLKKSKHIVLSSGGAHRAKAIRATIRRIGCNTLITDEAAARELLGLATA
- the tal gene encoding transaldolase — encoded protein: MTSKLEQLRSMTTVVADTGDIEAVRRLKPVDCTTNPSIVLKALGTDAFQDAFQEAITWGKAKGGQDDAVIGAIADRMAISVGAALAELVPGRVSTEVDADLSFDTKASIDKAHQIIAGYKERGIEKDRILIKLASTWEGIRAAEVLQKEGIDCNLTLLFSKAQAIACAEAKVFLISPFVGRILDWYKKSTGEDYTSETDPGVVSVRSIYNYYKANGINTIVMGASFRNAGEIEALAGCDRLTISPQLLDELNADQGTLARALSPDTVKAEPHVSLDEKAFRWAMNQDAMATEKLAEGIRGFAKDMDTLRGQIAKALAA